The Ictalurus punctatus breed USDA103 chromosome 9, Coco_2.0, whole genome shotgun sequence genome contains a region encoding:
- the myct1b gene encoding myc target protein 1 homolog produces the protein MATNENNAILEILKTFDIEELILAFCLSMLIGLLIGILIFILLTWISRHRASVRISTRPNQSSGAAGLRNLQGQLGIYRSNDFNLNSDSTSRAGLTLQRQTSVDPNELLGRSPSFQASTFRPPRKKGSDEKEDENQRALLHDTTAIDSVTDPYNMAQSESFWLGKGSLRGFLPTQTPPPAYDSVIHIFQETHT, from the exons ATGGccacaaatgaaaacaatgccattttggaaatattaaaaacattcgATATTG aGGAGCTGATCCTGGCTTTCTGCTTATCAATGCTTATTGGTCTGCTGATTGGAATCCTAATTTTCATCCTCCTAACATGGATCTCCAGACACAGAGCTTCAGTGAGGATTAGCACACGTCCCAATCAATCATCTGGAGCTGCTGGATTACGCAATCTCCAGGGCCAGCTAGGCATCTACAGGAGTAATGACTTCAATCTGAACAGTGACAGCACAAGCAGAGCTGGGTTAACCCTTCAGAGACAGACATCTGTTGACCCTAATGAACTGCTCGGACGCAGCCCCAGTTTTCAAGCATCCACCTTTCGACCACCGCGGAAAAAGGGCAGTGATGAAAAAGAAGATGAGAATCAAAGAGCTTTGCTTCATGACACCACTGCAATTGACTCTGTAACAGATCCTTATAATATGGCCCAATCAGAATCATTCTGGTTAGGGAAAGGCAGTTTGAGAGGCTTCCTTCCTACACAGACTCCTCCACCTGCATATGACAGTGTTATTCATATCTTTCAAGAAACTCACACCTGA